The genomic interval TTTGTGTCGGCTTATTTTGAGAGCGGGGAAACCATTGGAAAAATTGATGATGCTCTGATTCTTTCAGCCTATCATCTGCTGGGAGCTGTGGTGCTGGGACTGGGGATGGGATGGATTACCAGAATACTGGTTTCAAAGCCCCGTTTTCATGATTTTACGACTATTCTGCTGGTTATTATGCTGCTGGACGGATTGGCCGCATATCTGACCCTGAGCCCGCTGCTGGTCTGCCTTTTCTTCGGGGTGTATCTGGGCAATAGTTCTGAGGTGGCGGAAAAGCAGCTGAGCACGCTGACTCCGCTGGAGCCCACGCTCTACGTCATTTTCTTTACACTGGCCGGGGTGTCGCTGCATCTCGATGCTCTGATGGCGGTGGGCCTGGTGGCTATGGTTTATATCGGATCGCGCATGCTGGGAAAAACACTGGGGGCCGCAATCGGGGGGATTGTCGGCAAATGTTCAAAGCGTATGTGGACGAATATGTCGTATGCGCTCTATCCCCAGTCGGGCATTGCTATCGGTCTGGTGGTGCTGCTGAGCGACGATGCGTTTGTTCCTGAAGACATCCAGCAGGCGGTCGGTGCAATTATTCTGGCCGGCGTGACGGTGGCCGAAATTATCGGACCGTTTGCGACGAAAGCGGCACTGTCGCGCTCGGGTGAAGCAAACCGCGATCGGCAGCGTCTGGTCGAATTCCTGGCCGAGGAGTTTATCATGGTTAATCTGAAGGCGCTGGATAAATGGGATGCCATCCGCCAGATGGTCGCTTTTCTGATAAAAACGCATCGGGTTGAGCATATCAGTCAGGAAGAGCTGTATCAGTCCGTTGTTGCGCGTGAAAAGGAGATGTCGACGGCTATGGGAAAAGGTATTGCCATTCCGCATGGTCATATTGAAAAAGGGCCGGCTATTCAGGGTGTTATGGCGATTTGCCGGGAAGGGCTGGAGTTTGATGCCCCCGACAACGGCCCGGTTAAACTGATCATGCTGATCATTACGCCGAAGGATAAAAAGGATATGCACCTGAAAGTGCTTTCCAGTCTTTCCGCCATGATTTCGGACGATGCAATCCGTGATCGTCTGATCTCCGCAATGAGTCCTGAAGATGCCATGGAAGTCATCGAATCCAAAGAAGCACGGGACTATAATTATTTTCTGGAATAGCACCGGGGACAAAAAGAGAGGCGGTGTAAGGAAAAGAGGAGGGAAACCTTACACCGCCCAAGCTGTGCCAAAGCACATGCTTATAATCAACGACGGAGCTCATTCTTTATTGTGGACAAAGTAGCGCTTTTTTTTCAGTGGCGGGAGACAGGCTGATCCCGGGTCGGCAGCGGCTACTCTGAAAATACATGATGCCATATGGAGCTTCCACCGAGCATAAAGTCCAGACGCACAGAGTTTTCCGACCATTTCAGATCTGGGTGGTGTGTTTCCGGCGGCATGTTGGTATAGGCAGGAATGTAGTACAGGCTGTTCCAGTATTTCTGGTCGGTGTCGCGGAAGTAGATTTTATACGAAGGCTGATGGTCGAAATAAAATTCGGTTTTCAGACGCGCTGTTCTGGAGCCGTCCGGTGAAGTCACAATCAGGGTGTCTTCACTGGGCGGGGTGAGAATCCGATAGGCAATGAATACCACAAAAAGTGCAAAGATAACTTTTCCCGGATTTCTAACATCAAATGCCGGGCGCTTTCTGTAGTTGCGTTTCATAGGGAAAAAATAGGTTAACGGTGCGAAAGGTTGAAGACAAAACAACACTCTTTCAGGCGGTTTCCGTATTGCGCTGATTCAGGAAGGGGAGTTGGGCAGGGTAATCGTAAAAATACTTCCATGAGGCGAGGTTTTGAGCTGAACCGATCCGTTGTGAAGGCGGACGTAGGCTTGTACAAGGCTTAATCCGAGTCCGTTTCCGGGGATGGTTCTACTGGAATCACATCGGTAAAACCGGTTGAAGATATGTGGAATATTTTCTTCGGCAATACCCTCCCCGGTATCGGCGATACTGAATCGCACAGAATCCTTTCTGTTTTCAAGAGTGACCCGAATAGATCCGTTAATCCGGTTGAACTTTATGGCATTGTCCAGAAGATTTGCGATGCTTCTCTGGATTTTGCTTCGGTCGGCCCGGATCGCAACCGCTTTGGAGGGGATCTTATTTTCGATAGAGATATTTTTGTTTTTAGCGGAGACAGAAAAAATATCAATGGATTTGCGGAGTTCCTGACCGAGGTCAACGGTTTCGTAGTTCAAAGTCAATACGCCGGTTTCTGCACGTGAAACATCAAGGATGTCGCTGATAAGAGGTGCCAGCTGTTCGCATTCCATGATTACGGAATCGGCGGTCTGTTTGTATTCAGCCGCCGTTGCTGTTTCCCAATCCTGGGTTTCCATCAGTCCTCTGATACGGGTAAGAGGTGTGCGGATATCATGTGCTATGTCGGTAGTTACGTTGCGCAGTTCCTGTACCAGCTTTTCAATGTGTTCCGCCATATTGTTGAATGAATTGCACAGTTCTCTGATTTCCGTTCCTGCATTCTGAATCTGCACCCGCTGCTTCAGGTTTCCTCTGGAAAATAAGGCGGCCGCGTCTGAAACCTTTTTCACCATACGCATTGTGTGATGGGACAGTTTGAATCCTGCGATGATGCTGAAGGGGATGAACAGGGCCAGTAAGACCAGAAAAAGCAGGCTCAGACGCTTCAGCTCAGCAATTCCGTTGGCAAAGTTGCTGTGCAGGAGCATGATGTTTCCGTCATACATTTTTTTCATCACGGCCTGTCCCAATCCCGGGGTGGATAGGTGAGCGATGTTTTTCTGACCAAGGGCGGTACTTTCGGTTTTCAGCATATTTTCTGGGACCAGACCGGCTTTGCCGTTAAGTATGCGGCCTGCGGAATTCAGAATCAGAAGATCGATGTTTTCTGCTGAGGTATGGGCCATGGGATTTTGAATCTTCGATTCGAGAGACTGAAAAATATCGGATAAGGATTCTGAATGGGCAACCCACATATCACCTTGTGCGGAAACGAGTATTTCCAGGTGGTTTTGTCCGGTCGAAGCCTGAACTTCATAGCCGGAGCCATCGTGCAGATCTTCCTGCTCAATACGACCGATCAGGGCTTCCGGGAACTTCCGCCGGAATGTGGTTATGTATTTTTCCGGCCAGCCGGAGGCTGGAAGAATGCGTGATTCGTCCGGGTGTTCTGCTCCCGTGTATTCTTCGGTGATAAACAAGAGGATTTGTTCCAGGTGAATATGGGTTTTAGAGCGTGACTGGCTGTAAACCGCGAACAGTCCGATAAGATAACCGGAGAGAAGCAGTAGAACAGTGATCTGCAGACTGTAGACCGCTGTCCGGAACTGAAACGATTGTGTTTTTTTATTACTGGACCATAAGGGCATAGCCGCATCCCCGGATAGTATGGATGAGTTTAGGTTCATACGAGCGATCTATTTTTTCCCTTAATTGGCAGATGCGGCTTTCAACCACATTGGTCAGGGAGCCGGCGTTAAAGTCCCAGACTTCCTGAAGAATGGTATCTTTCGAAACGACTCTCCCGTTTTGCCGCATGAGATAGACGAGCAGGGAATATTCCAGGGGTTGAAGGATAATCTCATGGCTGTCCCGGTATACTTTGCCCCGAACAAGATCAACCTTCAGGTCAGCTACACAGAGAGAACTGGTTATTACCGGCTGGGGGCGGCGAAGCCGGGCTTCAATACGGGCAAGCAGTTCAGCGAAAGAAAAAGGTTTGCCTAGATAATCATCCGCTCCGTCCTGAAGTCCCTGTACGCGGTCTTCAATATCATTTTTGGCACTCAGTATAAGAACCGGTCCATCCCGGCCGGCCTGTCTGAATTTCCGGATAATTTCAATTCCGTTCATTCCCGGCAGCATTAGATCGATAATCAGCAGAGCGTATGTTTGTTCAAGGGCCAGGCGCAATCCCTCACAGCCTTCGGTGGCATGGTCGACCATGTATCCGGCTTTTCGCAGCCCTTTCAGGATGAATGCTGCAATTTTAAGATCATCTTCTATCAGTAAAAGGTTCAGACCGGTTCCATGCATACGAATGGGACTATCAGATTGGAAGCTCCGGCGCAATGTTTGCAATATGACGAAATGGTTATTTTCAAAATATTGTTTTCCAGCTCCGAAATCATACAGCTTCAGGCATGAATTCACTGTGTGGATTCCGGGTGTCTGAAATCAAATAAGACCGTTGGAGCTCAATATGAAATGCCGGAAAAGAATTCTTATCATCCGCCTGAAATCTATAGGGGATGTTATACAGA from Verrucomicrobia bacterium S94 carries:
- a CDS encoding HAMP domain-containing protein, whose amino-acid sequence is MNLNSSILSGDAAMPLWSSNKKTQSFQFRTAVYSLQITVLLLLSGYLIGLFAVYSQSRSKTHIHLEQILLFITEEYTGAEHPDESRILPASGWPEKYITTFRRKFPEALIGRIEQEDLHDGSGYEVQASTGQNHLEILVSAQGDMWVAHSESLSDIFQSLESKIQNPMAHTSAENIDLLILNSAGRILNGKAGLVPENMLKTESTALGQKNIAHLSTPGLGQAVMKKMYDGNIMLLHSNFANGIAELKRLSLLFLVLLALFIPFSIIAGFKLSHHTMRMVKKVSDAAALFSRGNLKQRVQIQNAGTEIRELCNSFNNMAEHIEKLVQELRNVTTDIAHDIRTPLTRIRGLMETQDWETATAAEYKQTADSVIMECEQLAPLISDILDVSRAETGVLTLNYETVDLGQELRKSIDIFSVSAKNKNISIENKIPSKAVAIRADRSKIQRSIANLLDNAIKFNRINGSIRVTLENRKDSVRFSIADTGEGIAEENIPHIFNRFYRCDSSRTIPGNGLGLSLVQAYVRLHNGSVQLKTSPHGSIFTITLPNSPS
- a CDS encoding response regulator — protein: MNLLLIEDDLKIAAFILKGLRKAGYMVDHATEGCEGLRLALEQTYALLIIDLMLPGMNGIEIIRKFRQAGRDGPVLILSAKNDIEDRVQGLQDGADDYLGKPFSFAELLARIEARLRRPQPVITSSLCVADLKVDLVRGKVYRDSHEIILQPLEYSLLVYLMRQNGRVVSKDTILQEVWDFNAGSLTNVVESRICQLREKIDRSYEPKLIHTIRGCGYALMVQ